From the Lepisosteus oculatus isolate fLepOcu1 chromosome 1, fLepOcu1.hap2, whole genome shotgun sequence genome, one window contains:
- the tmem33 gene encoding transmembrane protein 33, producing MADTENRSPPPQVGPVQFMLSNKLETAMWLSRLFTVYCSILFILPVLGIQEAASFYQRALLANALTSALRLHQRLPHFQLSRAFLAQALQEDSCHYLLYSLILVNSYPVTMSIFPVFLFSLLHATTYTKKVLDTMGPTSLAFVRRFLDKLTANQQNILKFIACNEIFLMPATVFMLFSGQGSLLQPFIYYRFLTLRYSSRRNPYCRTLFTELRILLEHLIMKPSCPALVRRMCLSSIAFVSRLAPTGA from the exons CAATTCATGTTGAGCAACAAGCTGGAAACTGCCATGTGGCTCTCACGGCTTTTTACTGTGTACTGCTCCATTCTGTTCATTCTTCCAGTCTTGGG CATCCAGGAGGCAGCTAGTTTCTATCAGCGTGCCTTGCTGGCCAACGCCCTGACCAGCGCACTCCGGCTACACCAGAGGCTACCTCACTTCCAGCTCAGCAGAGCGTTCCTGGCCCAGGCCTTGCAGGAGGACAGCTGTCACTACCTGCTCTATTCCCTGATACTCGTCAACTCCTACCCGGTGACCA TGAGCATATTCCCAGTCTTCCTGTTTTCTTTGCTTCATGCGACCACTTACACAAAAAAGGTTCTAGAC ACAATGGGCCCCACAAGTTTGGCCTTTGTGAGGAGATTTCTGGATAAACTCACAGCAAACCAGCAAAATATTCTCAAGTTTATTGCTTGTAATGAGATCTTCTTGATGCCTGCGACAGTCTTTATGCTCTTCAG CGGCCAGGGCAGCCTTCTCCAGCCGTTCATTTATTACAGGTTCCTCACTCTGCGCTACTCTTCTCGAAGAAACCCGTACTGTCG GACTCTGTTCACAGAACTTAGGATTCTACTTGAACACCTGATAATGAAGCCGTCCTGCCCTGCGTTGGTCAGAAGAATGTGTCTCAGCAGTATTGCCTTTGTTAGCCGTTTGGCGCCAACTGGAGCATAA